In Mustela lutreola isolate mMusLut2 chromosome 1, mMusLut2.pri, whole genome shotgun sequence, one genomic interval encodes:
- the MRPL23 gene encoding large ribosomal subunit protein uL23m isoform X1 yields MGPRRPCAPLLPSAARNPAMARNVLYPLYQLGNPQLRIFRTNFFIRLVRPGTAQPEDTVQFRIPMEMTRVDLRNYLERIYNVPVAAVRTRVQHGSNRKRDHRNVRVKRPDYKVAYVQLAHGQTFTFPDLFPEKKQSPDGSPSGGDIQDKLLEEQRQRQQQSQDPRRGGVPGWFGL; encoded by the exons ATGGGTCCACGCAGGCCATGCGCGCCCCTCCTTCCGTCCGCGGCCCGGAATCCGGCGATGGCGCGGAACGTGCT GTACCCTCTATACCAGCTGGGTAACCCCCAGCTCCGCATCTTCCGAACAAACTTCTTCATTCGGCTGGTGCGGCCCGGCACGGCCCAGCCCGAGGACACCGTGCAGTTCCGGATCCCCATGGA GATGACCAGGGTGGACCTCCGGAATTACCTCGAGCGTATCTACAACGTGCCTGTGGCCGCCGTGCGGACAAGGGTGCAGCATG gttCTAACAGGAAGAGGGACCACAGGAACGTCAGGGTGAAGAGACCAGACTACAAGGTGGCCTATGTGCAGCTG GCCCACGGACAGACCTTCACGTTCCCCGACCTGTTTCCCGAGAAAAAGCAGAGCCCCGACGGCAGCCCCAGCGGTGGCGACATCCAGGACAAGCTCCTAGAGGAGCagcggcagcggcagcagcagagccaggatccCCGGCGCGGCGGCGTGCCCGGCTGGTTCGGCCTGTGA
- the MRPL23 gene encoding large ribosomal subunit protein uL23m isoform X3 — MARNVLMTRVDLRNYLERIYNVPVAAVRTRVQHGSNRKRDHRNVRVKRPDYKVAYVQLAHGQTFTFPDLFPEKKQSPDGSPSGGDIQDKLLEEQRQRQQQSQDPRRGGVPGWFGL, encoded by the exons ATGGCGCGGAACGTGCT GATGACCAGGGTGGACCTCCGGAATTACCTCGAGCGTATCTACAACGTGCCTGTGGCCGCCGTGCGGACAAGGGTGCAGCATG gttCTAACAGGAAGAGGGACCACAGGAACGTCAGGGTGAAGAGACCAGACTACAAGGTGGCCTATGTGCAGCTG GCCCACGGACAGACCTTCACGTTCCCCGACCTGTTTCCCGAGAAAAAGCAGAGCCCCGACGGCAGCCCCAGCGGTGGCGACATCCAGGACAAGCTCCTAGAGGAGCagcggcagcggcagcagcagagccaggatccCCGGCGCGGCGGCGTGCCCGGCTGGTTCGGCCTGTGA
- the MRPL23 gene encoding large ribosomal subunit protein uL23m isoform X4, whose translation MEMTRVDLRNYLERIYNVPVAAVRTRVQHGSNRKRDHRNVRVKRPDYKVAYVQLAHGQTFTFPDLFPEKKQSPDGSPSGGDIQDKLLEEQRQRQQQSQDPRRGGVPGWFGL comes from the exons ATGGA GATGACCAGGGTGGACCTCCGGAATTACCTCGAGCGTATCTACAACGTGCCTGTGGCCGCCGTGCGGACAAGGGTGCAGCATG gttCTAACAGGAAGAGGGACCACAGGAACGTCAGGGTGAAGAGACCAGACTACAAGGTGGCCTATGTGCAGCTG GCCCACGGACAGACCTTCACGTTCCCCGACCTGTTTCCCGAGAAAAAGCAGAGCCCCGACGGCAGCCCCAGCGGTGGCGACATCCAGGACAAGCTCCTAGAGGAGCagcggcagcggcagcagcagagccaggatccCCGGCGCGGCGGCGTGCCCGGCTGGTTCGGCCTGTGA
- the MRPL23 gene encoding large ribosomal subunit protein uL23m isoform X2: protein MRVGLAGYPLYQLGNPQLRIFRTNFFIRLVRPGTAQPEDTVQFRIPMEMTRVDLRNYLERIYNVPVAAVRTRVQHGSNRKRDHRNVRVKRPDYKVAYVQLAHGQTFTFPDLFPEKKQSPDGSPSGGDIQDKLLEEQRQRQQQSQDPRRGGVPGWFGL, encoded by the exons ATGCGCGTTGgcctggcggg GTACCCTCTATACCAGCTGGGTAACCCCCAGCTCCGCATCTTCCGAACAAACTTCTTCATTCGGCTGGTGCGGCCCGGCACGGCCCAGCCCGAGGACACCGTGCAGTTCCGGATCCCCATGGA GATGACCAGGGTGGACCTCCGGAATTACCTCGAGCGTATCTACAACGTGCCTGTGGCCGCCGTGCGGACAAGGGTGCAGCATG gttCTAACAGGAAGAGGGACCACAGGAACGTCAGGGTGAAGAGACCAGACTACAAGGTGGCCTATGTGCAGCTG GCCCACGGACAGACCTTCACGTTCCCCGACCTGTTTCCCGAGAAAAAGCAGAGCCCCGACGGCAGCCCCAGCGGTGGCGACATCCAGGACAAGCTCCTAGAGGAGCagcggcagcggcagcagcagagccaggatccCCGGCGCGGCGGCGTGCCCGGCTGGTTCGGCCTGTGA